The proteins below are encoded in one region of Mangifera indica cultivar Alphonso chromosome 7, CATAS_Mindica_2.1, whole genome shotgun sequence:
- the LOC123220374 gene encoding PH, RCC1 and FYVE domains-containing protein 1-like isoform X2, translating into MQLRTSVGDGFRISVSSTPSCSSGGSGPDDIESLGDVYVWGEVWSDGAPSDGSLSLKATMIDVLIPKPLESNVVLDVQQIACGVRHVALVTRQGEVFTWGEESGGRLGHGIERDFSRPRLVDFLAVNNVDFVACGEHHSCAVSMSGDLFTWGDGTNNVGLLGHGSDVSHWIPKRVCGPFEGVQVISIACGAWHTALTTANGKLFTFGDGSFGVLGHGNRESVIYPKEVQSISGLKAIKVACGVWHTAAIVEIIGHSGAIMSSRKLFTWGDGDKYRLGHGSKDTYLLPTCVSSLIDYNFHQLACGHTMTIALTTSGHVFIVGSTEYGQLGNPNSDGKLPCLIQDKLVGEFVEEISCGTHHVAVLTSRGELLTWGRGANGRLGHGDTDDRKTPTVVEALKDRHVKNISCGSNFTSCICTHKWVSGADQSVCYGCRQAFGFTRKRHNCYNCGLVHCHACSSKKALRAALAPTSGKPHRVCDACYVKLKAGEAVNTSNISRKSTVSRRSIDGRERTERIEVIGPSRMLFSPSTEAVKYLENKSGKPGARTDSSIVRASQVPSLTQLKDVAFPSSLSGLNNGWWPMMIPPTSVASPPPQQATVQQAGGNSRPTSPYSKRPSSPRVGFSWSVIERLKKSNEVLTQDVSKLQSQIKSLKQKCDTQDAEIKKLRKNANDAAIFAARETSKFKNVKEFASSISIQLKEMMDNLPPDVNENASFKAICAQANAFIEANPASEISSHLPTDADSDHHNTADGKPSVSVLSSMQSHHRVDSVDISHDGGRVAVHHQSRPSEIPGGRESIEQFEPGVYITFVQRPDGSTVFKRVRFSKRRFDSQQAEEWWTKNKDRVLKRYNQSSSNATASSASSSNSTPSGAAPSNPAPTQDTEN; encoded by the exons ATGCAATTAAGAACAAGTGTTGGAGATGGTTTTCGGATTAGTGTTTCAAGCACACCTAGTTGTTCAAGTGGAGGATCTGGTCCAGATGACATAGAATCACTAGGGGATGTGTATGTATGGGGTGAGGTTTGGTCTGATGGGGCTCCTTCTGATGGTTCTCTTAGCTTGAAGGCTACGATGATTGATGTGTTGATTCCTAAGCCATTAGAATCAAATGTAGTTCTTGATGTTCAGCAGATTGCTTGTGGTGTACGACATGTTGCTCTTGTAACAAGGCAAGGTGAGGTATTCACCTGGGGAGAGGAATCTGGCGGAAGACTTGGTCATGGAATTGAGAGGGATTTTAGTCGTCCCCGACTTGTGGACTTCCTGGCAGTTAATAATGTGGATTTTGTTGCATGTGGTGAACATCATTCATGTGCTGTATCCATGTCTGGTGATTTATTCACTTGGGGTGATGGTACCAATAATGTTGGACTTCTTGGTCATGGCTCTGATGTTAGCCACTGGATACCAAAAAGAGTTTGTGGACCTTTCGAAGGAGTACAAGTTATATCTATTGCATGTGGAGCATGGCATACAGCCTTAACCACTGCTAATGGAAAATTGTTTACATTTGGTGATGGATCATTTGGTGTTTTAGGACATGGAAATCGAGAAAGTGTCATATATCCAAAAGAAGTTCAGTCAATAAGTGGACTAAAAGCTATTAAAGTTGCTTGTGGAGTATGGCATACTGCAGCTATTGTAGAGATTATAGGCCACTCAGGTGCAATTATGTCATCTAGAAAATTGTTCACATGGGGTGATGGCGACAAATACAGATTGGGGCATGGAAGCAAGGATACTTATCTGCTTCCCACCTGTGTTTCATCTCTTATTGACTACAACTTCCACCAGCTAGCATGTGGACATACTATGACCATTGCCCTCACTACATCAGGTCATGTGTTTATCGTGGGTAGTACTGAATATGGTCAGCTAGGCAATCCAAATTCTGATGGAAAACTACCTTGCCTGATACAAGATAAATTGGTTGGTGAATTTGTTGAAGAAATCTCTTGTGGGACACATCATGTTGCTGTTCTGACATCAAGAGGCGAATTGTTGACTTGGGGAAGAGGTGCAAATGGAAGATTGGGACATGGGGACACAGATGATCGAAAAACTCCAACAGTAGTCGAAGCACTGAAAGATAGACATGTGAAGAACATATCATGTGGCTCAAATTTTACTTCTTGTATATGCACACATAAGTGGGTCTCAGGAGCTGACCAATCGGTTTGCTATGGTTGCCGGCAAGCATTTGGTTTCACTAGAAAGAGGCACAACTGTTATAATTGTGGGCTGGTGCATTGCCATGCTTGTAGTTCCAAAAAAGCCTTGAGAGCAGCATTAGCTCCAACTTCAGGAAAACCACATCGTGTGTGTGATGCTTGTTATGTAAAACTTAAAGCTGGTGAGGCAGTTAATACGTCTAATATTAGCAGGAAAAGTACAGTTTCACGACGTTCAATAGATGGCCGGGAGAGAACAGAGAGGATAGAGGTAATAGGGCCTTCAAGGATGTTGTTTTCTCCTTCTACAGAAGCAGTCAAATACCTTGAGAACAAGTCAGGAAAGCCTGGGGCCAGAACTGATTCTTCAATAGTTCGAGCCTCCCAAGTTCCATCACTTACACAACTGAAGGATGTCGCATTTCCCAGTTCATTGAGTGGATTAAATAATGGTTGGTGGCCCATGATGATACCACCGACCTCAGTAGcatcaccaccaccacaacAGGCAACAGTGCAGCAGGCCGGTGGTAACTCAAGACCTACTTCACCATACTCAAAAAGACCAAGTTCTCCTCGTGTCGGATTTTCTTGGAGTGTTATTGAAAGACTAAAGAAATCAAACGAGGTCTTAACCCAAGATGTATCAAAACTGCAAAGCCAA ATTAAAAGTTTAAAGCAGAAGTGTGACACTCAAGACGCGGAGATAAAGAAGCTGCGCAAAAATGCTAATGATGCTGCTATATTTGCCGCAAGGGAAACTTCCAAGTTCAAAAATGTCAAGGAATTTGCCAGTTCCATCTCAATCCAG TTGAAAGAGATGATGGACAACTTGCCTCCTGATGTTAATGAAAATGCATCCTTCAAGGCGATCTGTGCTCAAGCTAATGCTTTCATAGAAGCAAATCCAGCATCTGAAATCTCTTCTCACCTGCCAACCGATGCAGACTCTGACCACCATAATACAGCTGATGGAAAGCCCTCAGTAAGTGTGCTTTCTAGCATGCAAAGCCATCACAGAGTAGACAGTGTAGATATATCCCATGATGGTGGAAGAGTAGCTGTACATCATCAATCCAGACCATCCGAAATACCTGGAGGAAGAGAAAGTATAGAGCAATTTGAACCTGGTGTTTATATAACTTTTGTTCAACGTCCAGATGGTTCTACAGTCTTCAAACGAGTTAGATTCAG TAAACGAAGATTTGACTCCCAACAGGCAGAAGAGTGGTGGACTAAAAACAAAGACAGGGTACTTAAGAGGTACAATCAGTCAAGCAGTAACGCAACTGCTTCATCAGCATCATCCTCCAATTCAACACCCTCCGGTGCAGCACCATCTAATCCAGCACCTACTCAAGATACAGAAAATTaa
- the LOC123220374 gene encoding PH, RCC1 and FYVE domains-containing protein 1-like isoform X1: MEDLVSYANSERNIEQVLIALKKGTQLVKYSRKGKPKFHAFRLSPDETTLIWLSHGQEKTLKLSTVSRIIPGQRTAVFKRYLRPEKDYLSFSLLYNNGERSLDLICKDKAETEVWFAGLKVLIGRNSCRRTRSDLSEIPNGDISQNRWSFAPFLELSNSIRSRPSIDSRHSFLSLASADAASEHPNMQLRTSVGDGFRISVSSTPSCSSGGSGPDDIESLGDVYVWGEVWSDGAPSDGSLSLKATMIDVLIPKPLESNVVLDVQQIACGVRHVALVTRQGEVFTWGEESGGRLGHGIERDFSRPRLVDFLAVNNVDFVACGEHHSCAVSMSGDLFTWGDGTNNVGLLGHGSDVSHWIPKRVCGPFEGVQVISIACGAWHTALTTANGKLFTFGDGSFGVLGHGNRESVIYPKEVQSISGLKAIKVACGVWHTAAIVEIIGHSGAIMSSRKLFTWGDGDKYRLGHGSKDTYLLPTCVSSLIDYNFHQLACGHTMTIALTTSGHVFIVGSTEYGQLGNPNSDGKLPCLIQDKLVGEFVEEISCGTHHVAVLTSRGELLTWGRGANGRLGHGDTDDRKTPTVVEALKDRHVKNISCGSNFTSCICTHKWVSGADQSVCYGCRQAFGFTRKRHNCYNCGLVHCHACSSKKALRAALAPTSGKPHRVCDACYVKLKAGEAVNTSNISRKSTVSRRSIDGRERTERIEVIGPSRMLFSPSTEAVKYLENKSGKPGARTDSSIVRASQVPSLTQLKDVAFPSSLSGLNNGWWPMMIPPTSVASPPPQQATVQQAGGNSRPTSPYSKRPSSPRVGFSWSVIERLKKSNEVLTQDVSKLQSQIKSLKQKCDTQDAEIKKLRKNANDAAIFAARETSKFKNVKEFASSISIQLKEMMDNLPPDVNENASFKAICAQANAFIEANPASEISSHLPTDADSDHHNTADGKPSVSVLSSMQSHHRVDSVDISHDGGRVAVHHQSRPSEIPGGRESIEQFEPGVYITFVQRPDGSTVFKRVRFSKRRFDSQQAEEWWTKNKDRVLKRYNQSSSNATASSASSSNSTPSGAAPSNPAPTQDTEN; this comes from the exons ATGGAAGATCTTGTTAGTTATGCAAATTCTGAGCGTAACATTGAGCAA GTTCTCATTGCTTTGAAAAAAGGTACACAGTTAGTCAAGTACAGCAGGAAAGGGAAACCTAAATTTCATGCATTCAGACTTTCTCct GATGAAACAACTCTTATCTGGTTATCACATGGTCAAGAAAAGACTCTGAAGTTATCAACagtatcaaggataatacctgGACAGAGAACT GCTGTATTCAAAAGATATTTGCGCCCTGAAAAAGATTACTTGTCATTTTCACTTTTGTATAATAACGGTGAAAGATCTCTTGATCTG ATCTGCAAGGACAAGGCTGAGACAGAGGTGTGGTTTGCAGGCCTTAAGGTATTAATTGGAAGAAATTCTTGTAGGCGTACCAGGAGTGACCTTTCTGAA ATACCTAATGGTGATATCAGTCAAAATAGATGGTCATTTGCTCCTTTTTTAGAGTTAAGTAATAGTATTCGCAGTAGACCATCTATTGATTCTCGTCATTCTTTTTTGAGTTTAGCAAGCGCAGATGCAGCTTCAGAACATCCAAATATGCAATTAAGAACAAGTGTTGGAGATGGTTTTCGGATTAGTGTTTCAAGCACACCTAGTTGTTCAAGTGGAGGATCTGGTCCAGATGACATAGAATCACTAGGGGATGTGTATGTATGGGGTGAGGTTTGGTCTGATGGGGCTCCTTCTGATGGTTCTCTTAGCTTGAAGGCTACGATGATTGATGTGTTGATTCCTAAGCCATTAGAATCAAATGTAGTTCTTGATGTTCAGCAGATTGCTTGTGGTGTACGACATGTTGCTCTTGTAACAAGGCAAGGTGAGGTATTCACCTGGGGAGAGGAATCTGGCGGAAGACTTGGTCATGGAATTGAGAGGGATTTTAGTCGTCCCCGACTTGTGGACTTCCTGGCAGTTAATAATGTGGATTTTGTTGCATGTGGTGAACATCATTCATGTGCTGTATCCATGTCTGGTGATTTATTCACTTGGGGTGATGGTACCAATAATGTTGGACTTCTTGGTCATGGCTCTGATGTTAGCCACTGGATACCAAAAAGAGTTTGTGGACCTTTCGAAGGAGTACAAGTTATATCTATTGCATGTGGAGCATGGCATACAGCCTTAACCACTGCTAATGGAAAATTGTTTACATTTGGTGATGGATCATTTGGTGTTTTAGGACATGGAAATCGAGAAAGTGTCATATATCCAAAAGAAGTTCAGTCAATAAGTGGACTAAAAGCTATTAAAGTTGCTTGTGGAGTATGGCATACTGCAGCTATTGTAGAGATTATAGGCCACTCAGGTGCAATTATGTCATCTAGAAAATTGTTCACATGGGGTGATGGCGACAAATACAGATTGGGGCATGGAAGCAAGGATACTTATCTGCTTCCCACCTGTGTTTCATCTCTTATTGACTACAACTTCCACCAGCTAGCATGTGGACATACTATGACCATTGCCCTCACTACATCAGGTCATGTGTTTATCGTGGGTAGTACTGAATATGGTCAGCTAGGCAATCCAAATTCTGATGGAAAACTACCTTGCCTGATACAAGATAAATTGGTTGGTGAATTTGTTGAAGAAATCTCTTGTGGGACACATCATGTTGCTGTTCTGACATCAAGAGGCGAATTGTTGACTTGGGGAAGAGGTGCAAATGGAAGATTGGGACATGGGGACACAGATGATCGAAAAACTCCAACAGTAGTCGAAGCACTGAAAGATAGACATGTGAAGAACATATCATGTGGCTCAAATTTTACTTCTTGTATATGCACACATAAGTGGGTCTCAGGAGCTGACCAATCGGTTTGCTATGGTTGCCGGCAAGCATTTGGTTTCACTAGAAAGAGGCACAACTGTTATAATTGTGGGCTGGTGCATTGCCATGCTTGTAGTTCCAAAAAAGCCTTGAGAGCAGCATTAGCTCCAACTTCAGGAAAACCACATCGTGTGTGTGATGCTTGTTATGTAAAACTTAAAGCTGGTGAGGCAGTTAATACGTCTAATATTAGCAGGAAAAGTACAGTTTCACGACGTTCAATAGATGGCCGGGAGAGAACAGAGAGGATAGAGGTAATAGGGCCTTCAAGGATGTTGTTTTCTCCTTCTACAGAAGCAGTCAAATACCTTGAGAACAAGTCAGGAAAGCCTGGGGCCAGAACTGATTCTTCAATAGTTCGAGCCTCCCAAGTTCCATCACTTACACAACTGAAGGATGTCGCATTTCCCAGTTCATTGAGTGGATTAAATAATGGTTGGTGGCCCATGATGATACCACCGACCTCAGTAGcatcaccaccaccacaacAGGCAACAGTGCAGCAGGCCGGTGGTAACTCAAGACCTACTTCACCATACTCAAAAAGACCAAGTTCTCCTCGTGTCGGATTTTCTTGGAGTGTTATTGAAAGACTAAAGAAATCAAACGAGGTCTTAACCCAAGATGTATCAAAACTGCAAAGCCAA ATTAAAAGTTTAAAGCAGAAGTGTGACACTCAAGACGCGGAGATAAAGAAGCTGCGCAAAAATGCTAATGATGCTGCTATATTTGCCGCAAGGGAAACTTCCAAGTTCAAAAATGTCAAGGAATTTGCCAGTTCCATCTCAATCCAG TTGAAAGAGATGATGGACAACTTGCCTCCTGATGTTAATGAAAATGCATCCTTCAAGGCGATCTGTGCTCAAGCTAATGCTTTCATAGAAGCAAATCCAGCATCTGAAATCTCTTCTCACCTGCCAACCGATGCAGACTCTGACCACCATAATACAGCTGATGGAAAGCCCTCAGTAAGTGTGCTTTCTAGCATGCAAAGCCATCACAGAGTAGACAGTGTAGATATATCCCATGATGGTGGAAGAGTAGCTGTACATCATCAATCCAGACCATCCGAAATACCTGGAGGAAGAGAAAGTATAGAGCAATTTGAACCTGGTGTTTATATAACTTTTGTTCAACGTCCAGATGGTTCTACAGTCTTCAAACGAGTTAGATTCAG TAAACGAAGATTTGACTCCCAACAGGCAGAAGAGTGGTGGACTAAAAACAAAGACAGGGTACTTAAGAGGTACAATCAGTCAAGCAGTAACGCAACTGCTTCATCAGCATCATCCTCCAATTCAACACCCTCCGGTGCAGCACCATCTAATCCAGCACCTACTCAAGATACAGAAAATTaa
- the LOC123221887 gene encoding protein tas codes for MATTCFSAISPTTTTSSSSSIHLRRHPRLTFSNARTTRPIRTGCLKTHISAKLSNKNALQYRKLGDSDLEITEITFGTMTFGEQNTEKEAHEMLSYAFERGINILDTSEAYPIPMKKETQGRTDLYIGSWMKSLPRDKVILATKVCGYSERSSYMRDNSKVLRVDAANIKESVEKSLKRLNTDYIDLLQIHWPDRYVPLFGEFTYNYSKWRPSVPFVEQLRAFQDLIDEGKVRYIGVSNETSYGVMEFVHAAKVEGLPKIVSIQNSYSLLVRCRFEVDLVEVCHPNNCNIGLLAYSPLGGGSLSGKYLDINSEAAKRGRLNLFPAYMERYNRSIAKEATIKYMELAKKHGLTLVQLALGFARDRPFMTSSIIGATSVDQLKEDIDAFVTTERPLPEEVMADIETIFNRYKDPAIL; via the exons ATGGCCACCACTTGTTTCTCTGCAATCTCTccaaccaccaccacctcctcctcctCAAGCATTCACCTCCGGCGCCACCCAAGACTAACTTTTTCAAACGCTAGAACAACCAGACCTATAAGGACTGGCTGTCTTAAAACACACATCAGTGCCAAGCTATCAAACAAGAATGCGTTGCAATACAGGAAGCTTGGAGACTCTGATCTTGAAATCACTGAAATAACTTTCGGAACT ATGACATTTGGAGAACAAAACACAGAGAAAGAAGCTCATGAAATGCTTAGTTACGCATTTGAACGTGGTATTAATATTCTTGACACTTCAGAGGCT TACCCAATTCCAATGAAGAAAGAAACTCAAGGTAGAACAGATCTTTATATAGGCAGCTGGATGAAGTCTCTGCCCCGTGATAAG GTTATTTTGGCCACAAAAGTTTGTGGTTACTCGGAGCGCTCTAGTTATATGCGTGACAATTCAAAAGTTTTGCGAGTTGATGCTGCTAACATCAAAGAAAGCGTGGAGAAAAGCCTCAAACGCCTCAACACAGATTACATTGATTTATTGCAAATTCACTG GCCAGATCGTTATGTGCCATTATTTGGTGAATTTACATACAATTACTCTAAATGGAGGCCAAGCGTGCCATTTGTGGAGCAACTAAGGGCATTTCAAGACCTCATTGATGAAGGGAAG GTAAGGTATATCGGTGTTTCCAATGAGACTTCATATGGAGTGATGGAGTTTGTTCATGCAGCTAAAGTTGAAGGACTACCAAAGATTGTTAGTATCCAAAATAGTTACAGTCTGCTAGTTAGATGCCGTTTTGAAG TTGATCTTGTTGAAGTTTGCCACCCAAATAATTGCAATATTGGTTTACTTGCTTATTCTCCACTGGGTGGTGGTTCGTTGAGTGgaaaatatttagatataaaTTCTGAAGCTGCAAAAAGAGGAAGGTTGAACCTTTTTCCTGCTTACATGGAAAGATACAATAGATCAATTGCTAAG GAGgcaacaataaaatatatggaGTTAGCTAAGAAGCACGGTTTAACCCTTGTTCAACTGGCGCTTGGATTTGCACGAGATCGTCCATTTATGACAAGTTCAATTATCGGAGCAACCTCTGTCGATCAACTAAAAGAAGATATTGATGCATTTGTGACAACTGAGCGGCCGTTGCCAGAAGAAGTAATGGCAGATATTGAAACCATTTTCAACAGATACAAAGACCCTGCTATCCTTTAA
- the LOC123220582 gene encoding legumin B-like, translating into MGYSLLSFSLGFLLLFHCSFGQREKVVNSQQPQQQQRFQTQCQSQNLNALEPQRRVESEAGVTELWDQNEEQLQCANVAVLRHTLQSRGLLVPSYNNAPELVYVVQGRGIHGAVYPGCPETFQEESQSQSRSRRFSRSERSEQSGERHQKVRHIREGDVIALPAGVAHWIYNNGQSKLVLVALVDVGNSENQLDQYLRKFFLGGSPQQEIQGGGESQSSRKGQQEQQSDNMLSAFDEEILAQSFNIDTELARKLQRERRQRGIIIRVEDLELLTPQRQDQEQEYGEEREQRQRNGLEETFCTMKLKQNINDPSRADVYNPYGGRVTSINALNLPILRYLQLSAEKGVLYRNAILAPHWNLNAHSVIYVIRGNGRIQIVSDNGESVFDEEIREGQLVVVPQNYAVVKRASSEGLEWVSFKTNELAQISQLAGRFSVLRGLPLDVIANSFDISREDARRLKENRQETTVFSPGSRSQRESKSERERQRQ; encoded by the exons ATGGGTTACTCTTTGCTCTCTTTTAGTCTTggctttcttcttttatttcattgcaGTTTTGGTCAGAGAGAAAAGGTTGTGAATTCACAGCAACCACAACAACAGCAACGTTTCCAGACTCAATGCCAAAGCCAGAATCTTAATGCTCTTGAGCCCCAGAGGAGGGTTGAATCTGAGGCAGGTGTCACGGAGTTATGGGACCAGAATGAGGAACAACTACAATGCGCCAATGTTGCCGTGTTACGCCACACTCTACAGAGCAGAGGCCTCTTAGTCCCTTCATACAACAACGCTCCTGAGCTAGTCTACGTTGTTCAAG GAAGGGGAATTCATGGAGCTGTATACCCGGGTTGCCCTGAGACATTCCAAGAAGAATCACAGTCACAGTCACGGTCACGGCGGTTCTCAAGATCAGAAAGGAGCGAGCAATCAGGAGAACGACACCAAAAGGTCAGGCATATCCGGGAGGGTGATGTCATTGCATTGCCTGCAGGAGTAGCTCACTGGATTTATAACAATGGCCAGTCCAAGCTTGTTTTGGTGGCACTTGTGGACGTTGGTAATTCAGAGAACCAGCTCGACCAGTACTTAAGG aaattcTTCCTGGGTGGAAGCCCACAACAAGAAATTCAAGGTGGTGGTGAGAGCCAAAGCAGCAGAAAAGGCCAGCAGGAACAGCAAAGCGACAATATGTTGAGCGCCTTCGACGAGGAGATACTCGCTCAATCTTTCAACATTGACACTGAGCTAGCCAGAAAACTGCAAAGAGAAAGGAGGCAGAGGGGCATTATTATCCGGGTTGAGGACCTTGAGTTACTAACACCACAAAGACAAGATCAAGAACAAGAATACGGAGAAGAAAGAGAGCAAAGACAGAGAAATGGTTTGGAGGAAACCTTCTGCACGATGAAGCTAAAGCAAAACATCAATGACCCATCACGCGCTGACGTCTACAACCCATATGGTGGACGAGTCACCAGCATCAATGCCTTGAACCTTCCCATCCTCAGATACCTCCAGCTTAGCGCCGAGAAAGGCGTGCTTTACAga AATGCTATCCTGGCACCTCACTGGAACTTAAATGCGCACAGCGTAATCTATGTCATAAGGGGCAATGGCAGGATTCAAATCGTCTCGGACAACGGAGAATCGGTATTCGACGAGGAAATTCGTGAGGGTCAGTTGGTGGTTGTCCCACAGAACTATGCAGTGGTAAAGAGGGCAAGCAGTGAGGGACTCGAGTGGGTATCATTCAAAACCAATGAATTGGCACAGATCAGCCAGCTGGCGGGACGTTTCTCAGTGTTAAGAGGGTTACCATTGGATGTTATCGCCAACTCGTTTGATATTTCCAGGGAAGATGCCAGGAGGTTGAAGGAGAACAGGCAAGAGACGACAGTTTTTAGTCCTGGGTCAAGGTCACAGAGGGAGAGTAAGAGCGAGAGGGAAAGACAGAGGCAGTGA